Proteins found in one Helicobacter kayseriensis genomic segment:
- a CDS encoding Fur family transcriptional regulator: MERLETLEAILERLRKSIKESRMKNSKQREEVLAVLYKSGTHLSPEEIAQQIKLTDKSASLSSVYRLLSFLEQEGFITVLKTNHGGKRYEIASKLHHDHIICLECGEIIEFVDEEIERLQLEVAQKIGAKLISHDMRLFVKCVKCLAK, encoded by the coding sequence GTGGAAAGACTTGAGACGCTTGAGGCAATTCTTGAGAGATTGAGAAAAAGCATTAAAGAAAGTAGAATGAAAAATTCCAAACAGCGAGAAGAGGTTTTGGCAGTTTTGTATAAAAGTGGAACCCATCTTAGTCCTGAAGAAATTGCCCAGCAAATTAAGCTTACAGACAAAAGCGCTTCCCTTTCCTCAGTTTATCGTCTTTTATCATTTTTGGAGCAAGAGGGGTTTATCACTGTGCTGAAAACCAATCATGGGGGAAAGCGTTATGAAATAGCATCAAAGCTCCATCATGACCATATTATTTGCCTTGAGTGTGGTGAGATTATCGAATTTGTTGATGAGGAAATTGAGCGACTTCAGCTTGAAGTTGCCCAAAAAATAGGAGCAAAACTCATTAGCCATGATATGCGATTGTTTGTCAAATGTGTTAAGTGTTTGGCAAAGTAA
- a CDS encoding OmpP1/FadL family transporter: MKKPALVVLSGACFVLGSGFKLNEHSLNSIALSSAYVAGANGADSALYNPANMGMGKFSNKHEIEISTTWLHVPRFDFTTDFTKIKNEIGRDQGVQTVCTPENWLGNITCAIASSQLPNIAPSASKADGSANATHFVYPEIFYKSPSFYGFNVGLSVTAPSGMTIDWDGEGGKFLDSSFIAMIEANPVLSFKIANWLSIAGGGRVIYGMGKFQNSLYVPYQASMFQNIAGGKITITSKGTTAVDQISDTQGWGYGWNVAMTLKPFYAWNQGFTISATYRSPVHIDLEGKLSAKARTGTEENPLITADMDADLTLSTDIPPILQVGISQQLGSFLVEFVYERNFWSYGDKFEFNYKNQKFSNISGSQAHQIGSTEAERVAYIEKMMGGADYDAVAIGRGWKDTNSYRLGVTYGVGQKFRAMASIAYDETPVPSDAFGIPDADGYMVGVGARYSMFNDSLDVGAAYSMTFKDNRKSPIQSKDGWGKLQLVNVSMACRF, from the coding sequence ATGAAAAAACCAGCCTTAGTTGTGCTTTCTGGAGCTTGTTTTGTGCTTGGATCTGGATTTAAGCTCAATGAACATAGTTTGAACTCAATTGCCTTGAGTTCAGCTTATGTGGCTGGTGCAAATGGTGCTGATAGCGCATTGTATAACCCTGCAAATATGGGAATGGGAAAATTTTCCAATAAACATGAAATTGAGATTTCTACAACTTGGCTTCATGTCCCACGCTTTGATTTTACGACGGATTTTACAAAGATCAAAAATGAGATTGGGAGAGATCAAGGGGTGCAAACAGTGTGTACTCCTGAAAATTGGTTGGGAAATATTACTTGCGCGATCGCTTCATCTCAACTTCCTAATATCGCTCCAAGTGCCTCTAAGGCTGATGGAAGTGCAAATGCAACGCATTTTGTCTATCCTGAAATTTTTTATAAATCTCCTAGCTTTTATGGGTTTAATGTGGGATTGTCTGTAACGGCTCCTTCTGGGATGACGATTGATTGGGATGGAGAGGGGGGAAAGTTTCTTGATTCTAGTTTTATTGCAATGATTGAGGCAAACCCTGTATTGTCTTTTAAGATCGCTAATTGGCTTTCGATTGCCGGAGGGGGAAGGGTGATCTATGGGATGGGGAAATTCCAAAACTCACTTTATGTCCCCTATCAAGCCTCAATGTTTCAAAATATCGCTGGAGGTAAAATTACCATCACAAGCAAGGGAACAACAGCTGTAGATCAAATCTCTGATACTCAAGGTTGGGGTTATGGATGGAATGTCGCAATGACGCTCAAGCCATTTTATGCTTGGAATCAGGGCTTTACTATCTCTGCTACTTATCGATCTCCTGTTCATATTGATCTTGAAGGAAAGCTGAGTGCAAAAGCAAGGACTGGCACAGAAGAAAACCCCTTGATCACAGCAGATATGGATGCTGATCTTACTCTCTCCACAGATATTCCTCCTATTTTGCAGGTGGGTATATCTCAGCAGTTGGGGAGTTTTTTGGTGGAATTTGTGTATGAGCGAAATTTTTGGAGTTATGGTGATAAGTTTGAATTCAATTACAAAAATCAAAAATTTAGCAATATTTCTGGAAGTCAAGCTCACCAAATCGGATCTACAGAGGCTGAGAGGGTGGCTTATATAGAGAAGATGATGGGTGGAGCTGATTATGATGCTGTCGCAATCGGAAGAGGGTGGAAAGATACCAACTCTTATCGTTTGGGTGTGACATATGGGGTAGGACAAAAATTCCGAGCGATGGCTTCGATTGCTTATGATGAGACGCCTGTCCCAAGTGATGCGTTTGGAATCCCTGATGCTGATGGTTATATGGTAGGCGTTGGGGCACGCTATTCGATGTTTAATGATTCTTTAGATGTAGGTGCGGCTTATTCGATGACTTTTAAAGACAATAGAAAATCTCCCATTCAATCCAAAGATGGTTGGGGAAAACTCCAACTTGTCAATGTCTCTATGGCTTGCCGATTCTGA
- the pseF gene encoding pseudaminic acid cytidylyltransferase, which produces MALLDPQAIALIPARGGSKRIPHKNIKDFLGKPLIAYSILTARKSNLFSRIIASTDCPTIASIAQEYGAEVPFLRDASLSDDFTPTLEVVLDAIERCDLGDSVPLCCLYPTAPLLSPQTLHQAYQILCDQSPSYVFSATEFSFTPFRSFGFENQTLQMLYPQYQNTRSQDLPSLYHDAGQFYFGLTDTFRHKIPIFSPKSHPLILSNLQVQDIDTLQDFELAKLKYKLLYEN; this is translated from the coding sequence ATGGCCCTTCTAGATCCCCAAGCGATTGCGCTTATCCCAGCAAGAGGGGGGAGCAAGCGCATCCCACACAAAAATATCAAAGACTTCCTAGGCAAGCCTCTCATTGCTTATAGCATTCTCACCGCACGCAAATCCAATCTTTTTTCTCGCATTATCGCATCAACAGATTGCCCGACTATCGCCTCTATTGCCCAAGAATATGGAGCGGAAGTCCCCTTTTTGAGAGATGCATCATTAAGTGATGATTTTACGCCAACTTTGGAAGTCGTGCTTGATGCGATTGAACGCTGTGATCTTGGAGATTCTGTGCCATTATGCTGTCTCTATCCTACTGCTCCGCTTTTATCTCCTCAAACACTACATCAAGCCTATCAGATTTTATGCGACCAATCCCCCTCCTATGTTTTTTCAGCAACAGAATTTTCTTTTACACCTTTTAGAAGCTTTGGCTTTGAAAACCAAACATTACAAATGCTCTACCCTCAATATCAAAACACACGCTCTCAAGATTTGCCTTCACTCTATCATGATGCTGGACAATTTTATTTTGGACTTACTGATACTTTTAGGCACAAGATTCCCATCTTTTCTCCCAAAAGCCACCCTCTCATCCTCTCAAATCTGCAAGTTCAAGATATTGATACTCTCCAAGATTTTGAGCTTGCCAAACTCAAATACAAGTTATTGTATGAAAATTGA
- a CDS encoding GNAT family N-acetyltransferase yields MKIDVFCEWGKQYGLGHLKRCENLIQIFQQTFPMLHFHITFHHLPSQIPTQAYDLVIIDSYLMESKFYYQLSKLSKAMLCLDDFHRIHYPKKALILSPTLLSSSKYSGKDYVILNPIFQTSLSTQQTPNQILITPGGSDQSSLIQSILDSLPSFFDPIIINPYFPKATYANLSSKEICALIDRSEYIITAGGGSLNEAIARNKKIIAICIAPNQKPQLNAYKNKIPVLFNPFSHLSSKLGQILKTTQPLHISFGAKLPKLAQTLLYRSLQLPHNIKPFTLLTRFEKKQVLKLRNQQEIREASFYPHLISLKEHLRFIDSLQPSDMYFAFFRGRHIAGVGSLCLTSTAQATLSLYRDKKAKGFGNQILFFLTKIAQKLEINTLTLQVLKSNQKAINFYQKHHFQITQENQNHFTMQKEIKNP; encoded by the coding sequence ATGAAAATTGATGTGTTTTGCGAATGGGGGAAGCAATATGGACTAGGCCATCTAAAACGATGCGAAAATCTCATCCAAATCTTTCAGCAAACCTTTCCAATGCTCCATTTTCACATTACCTTTCATCATCTCCCCTCTCAGATTCCAACCCAAGCTTATGATTTAGTCATCATTGATAGCTATTTAATGGAATCAAAGTTCTATTACCAATTATCCAAGCTCTCTAAAGCGATGCTTTGCTTAGATGATTTTCATCGCATTCATTATCCCAAAAAGGCCCTTATCTTGAGCCCCACCCTCTTATCATCAAGCAAATACTCTGGCAAAGACTATGTGATTTTAAATCCTATTTTTCAAACTTCTCTTTCTACTCAACAAACCCCCAATCAAATCCTTATTACTCCAGGAGGAAGTGATCAATCCTCTCTTATTCAATCCATTTTAGATTCCCTCCCCTCTTTTTTTGATCCCATTATCATCAATCCATATTTTCCAAAAGCCACATATGCCAACCTTTCTTCCAAAGAAATTTGTGCGCTCATTGATCGCAGTGAATACATCATCACAGCGGGTGGAGGAAGCCTCAATGAAGCCATCGCTCGCAACAAAAAAATCATCGCCATATGCATCGCCCCCAACCAAAAGCCTCAGCTCAATGCCTACAAAAACAAGATTCCCGTCCTCTTTAATCCCTTCTCTCACCTCTCCTCAAAGCTTGGCCAAATACTCAAAACCACCCAACCTCTCCACATCTCTTTTGGGGCAAAGCTCCCCAAACTCGCACAAACATTGCTTTATCGCTCGCTCCAACTTCCACACAATATCAAGCCCTTCACTTTGCTAACAAGGTTTGAAAAAAAACAAGTCTTAAAACTCAGAAACCAACAAGAAATCAGGGAAGCAAGCTTCTATCCTCATCTCATCTCGCTCAAAGAGCATCTGCGTTTTATTGATTCTCTTCAGCCTAGTGACATGTATTTTGCTTTTTTTAGAGGAAGGCATATCGCAGGAGTAGGATCACTCTGCCTAACCTCTACAGCTCAAGCAACCCTAAGTCTCTACAGAGACAAAAAAGCAAAAGGTTTTGGAAATCAGATTCTGTTTTTTTTAACCAAAATCGCGCAAAAACTCGAGATCAATACCCTCACACTGCAGGTTCTCAAATCCAATCAAAAAGCAATCAATTTTTATCAAAAGCATCATTTTCAAATCACTCAAGAAAATCAAAATCATTTCACAATGCAAAAAGAGATTAAAAATCCTTGA
- a CDS encoding GatB/YqeY domain-containing protein, protein MSQIKTKMMQDLKESMKSGDTFRRDTLRMLNASFKQVEVDERIELDDARVVQILKTALKQREDALQSYLQAQREDLIQKERGEIDIILAYLPRQLSDEELEKKVQELIQQTCAEGLKDLGKVMSASKALSDVASGKRISEMAKKLLK, encoded by the coding sequence ATGAGTCAGATTAAAACAAAGATGATGCAAGATTTGAAAGAATCGATGAAGAGTGGAGATACTTTTAGGCGTGATACATTGAGAATGCTCAATGCTTCTTTTAAACAGGTTGAGGTTGATGAACGCATAGAGCTTGATGATGCAAGAGTGGTGCAGATCCTAAAAACTGCACTCAAGCAGAGAGAAGACGCATTGCAATCTTATCTTCAAGCTCAAAGAGAGGATTTGATCCAAAAAGAAAGGGGGGAAATTGATATAATCCTTGCTTATCTTCCAAGGCAACTTAGTGATGAAGAGCTAGAAAAGAAAGTGCAAGAACTTATCCAACAGACTTGCGCTGAGGGACTAAAGGACCTTGGAAAAGTGATGAGTGCAAGCAAAGCCTTATCTGATGTAGCAAGTGGAAAAAGAATCAGTGAAATGGCAAAGAAACTTCTAAAATAA
- the pseI gene encoding pseudaminic acid synthase, with the protein MNAPMIVAELSANHNQDLELAKAHIKKAKEIGAHAVKIQTYTPDCLTLKSHKEHFKIKGGLWDGLYLHDLYMQAHTPFEWHEELFQYARNLRITIFSSPFSSKALQLLESLQCPMYKIASFEMTDLDLISQVARTKKPIILSSGIATDEEITQAIDVCKQAGNNDITLLKCTSAYPAKFQDANLLAMPNFAKKWGVKFGLSDHSAGFLLPVIATSLGASVIEKHFILDRFLGGADSAFSLDTHEFKEMIKQVHLAWESLGDAHYQNSPTDSKRIFSRSIFVQKPIYKGEIFTPDHLTIKRPNIGIHPQYLQSVIGKQATRDLDFGDPLQLEDFTLPNT; encoded by the coding sequence ATGAATGCCCCAATGATCGTTGCTGAGCTTAGCGCCAACCACAACCAAGATCTAGAACTTGCCAAAGCACATATCAAAAAAGCCAAAGAAATAGGTGCTCATGCGGTCAAAATACAGACCTATACTCCTGATTGCCTCACTCTTAAATCTCACAAAGAACATTTCAAAATCAAAGGCGGGCTTTGGGATGGCCTTTATCTTCATGATCTTTATATGCAAGCTCATACCCCATTTGAATGGCATGAAGAGTTATTTCAATATGCTCGCAATCTTAGAATCACCATTTTTAGCTCCCCCTTTAGCTCAAAAGCTCTTCAACTTTTAGAATCACTTCAATGTCCAATGTATAAAATCGCAAGCTTTGAAATGACAGATCTAGATCTCATTTCCCAAGTAGCACGCACAAAAAAACCAATCATCCTCTCAAGCGGAATTGCCACAGATGAGGAAATCACTCAAGCTATAGATGTATGCAAACAAGCAGGAAATAACGATATCACACTACTTAAATGCACATCAGCCTACCCTGCAAAATTTCAAGATGCAAATCTTTTGGCTATGCCAAATTTTGCAAAAAAATGGGGAGTGAAATTTGGACTTTCTGATCATAGTGCTGGCTTTTTGCTTCCTGTGATCGCAACAAGCCTAGGGGCAAGTGTGATTGAAAAACATTTTATTCTTGATCGCTTTCTTGGTGGAGCAGATAGTGCCTTTAGCCTCGATACACACGAATTTAAAGAAATGATTAAACAAGTGCATCTTGCTTGGGAATCTTTGGGTGATGCACATTATCAAAACTCTCCTACTGATTCTAAGCGGATCTTTTCTCGCAGTATTTTTGTTCAAAAGCCAATCTACAAAGGAGAGATCTTTACACCCGATCATCTAACAATCAAACGGCCCAATATTGGAATCCACCCACAATATCTCCAAAGCGTAATTGGAAAACAAGCAACAAGGGATTTGGATTTTGGAGATCCTCTCCAATTGGAAGATTTTACTTTGCCAAACACTTAA
- the flgH gene encoding flagellar basal body L-ring protein FlgH, with product MYFSLLFFSLLKAVDPQIDFNPPDYVENMPEKEFIPEFNKAGSLFGQGDRPLFADRRAMKPDDLITIIIDESSESSFNTNKTYNGSSGGNVTPPTITYNGDDASQKEATDYLNNQANFSLQKSNNTSNFQGGGNQNRSQATKMTITARIVKVLENGNYFIYGNKEILVDGEKQVMRLSGVIRPYDISRENTIQSKFIADAKIEYKSIGAISNTTRQKPTTEAIEDQWPF from the coding sequence ATGTATTTTAGCCTATTGTTTTTTAGTCTTCTTAAGGCAGTGGATCCACAAATTGATTTCAATCCCCCAGATTATGTAGAAAATATGCCCGAAAAAGAATTTATTCCAGAATTTAATAAAGCAGGCAGTCTTTTTGGACAAGGAGATCGTCCTCTTTTTGCCGATCGTCGAGCGATGAAACCTGATGATCTCATCACAATCATCATCGATGAAAGCTCAGAATCTTCTTTTAATACAAACAAAACCTACAATGGAAGCTCAGGAGGAAATGTCACTCCACCTACTATCACCTATAATGGAGATGATGCATCCCAAAAAGAAGCTACAGACTATCTCAACAATCAAGCAAATTTTTCACTCCAAAAAAGTAATAACACCTCAAACTTCCAAGGCGGAGGGAATCAAAACCGCTCTCAAGCCACAAAAATGACGATCACTGCAAGGATTGTTAAAGTCCTTGAAAATGGAAATTATTTCATCTATGGCAACAAAGAAATCCTTGTAGATGGAGAAAAGCAAGTGATGCGATTAAGTGGAGTGATTCGCCCTTATGATATTTCACGCGAAAACACGATCCAATCCAAATTCATTGCAGATGCAAAGATTGAATACAAAAGCATAGGAGCTATAAGCAATACAACACGACAAAAACCCACCACAGAAGCGATTGAAGATCAATGGCCCTTCTAG
- a CDS encoding aminotransferase class I/II-fold pyridoxal phosphate-dependent enzyme, with translation MPYSKELTVLKKSQLLREKVIHPPHLLDYASNDYLGLAHQKELLHRAFIRLQNSPRHAPTSSMAINGYDWIHKNFEDFLIEFFGFQSCTLFGSGFLANLALFDTLVRKNDLIFIDELYHASGQYPAKLLGKQAIFFAHNNPSDLLQKIKAYQTKGRILIAIEGVYSMDGDIAKVDFAHIAQEYNALLIVDEAHSGGVIGKNLKGYFDHYQLPILPNYIKMGTLSKAYGSYGAYVLGQKSIIDFLFSKAKSSIYTTAPSLFDIALAHENLLFIQAHTHTLHSKLKEQRQALSSLFPIPLESQIAIFPFTNQARMIQIAEELKCNDFLVGSIRKPTSKTPRLRISLNLKNPLMQTQKLCKILQKML, from the coding sequence ATGCCATATTCTAAAGAATTAACGGTTTTAAAAAAATCTCAGCTTTTAAGAGAGAAGGTGATTCATCCTCCTCATCTTTTGGATTATGCATCCAATGATTATCTAGGTCTAGCACATCAAAAAGAGCTTCTCCATCGCGCATTCATTAGATTACAAAACTCCCCTCGCCACGCTCCAACATCTTCAATGGCCATCAATGGATATGATTGGATTCATAAAAATTTTGAGGATTTTTTGATTGAGTTTTTTGGGTTTCAATCCTGCACACTTTTTGGCAGCGGTTTTCTAGCCAACCTTGCACTCTTTGACACTCTAGTGCGCAAAAATGATTTAATTTTTATTGATGAGCTATATCATGCAAGTGGACAATATCCAGCCAAACTATTAGGAAAGCAAGCGATCTTCTTTGCTCACAACAACCCATCTGATTTGCTTCAAAAAATCAAAGCCTATCAAACAAAGGGGAGGATTCTGATTGCCATTGAAGGAGTTTATTCCATGGATGGGGATATTGCAAAAGTTGATTTTGCTCATATTGCTCAAGAATATAACGCACTCTTAATCGTCGATGAGGCTCACAGCGGAGGAGTGATTGGAAAAAATCTCAAAGGCTATTTTGATCACTATCAACTCCCTATTTTGCCCAACTACATCAAAATGGGGACTCTAAGCAAAGCTTATGGAAGCTATGGAGCCTATGTTTTGGGACAAAAAAGCATTATTGATTTTTTATTTTCCAAAGCCAAAAGTTCGATTTATACAACGGCTCCAAGTCTTTTTGATATTGCCTTAGCACACGAAAATCTTTTATTTATTCAAGCCCACACTCATACGCTTCATTCCAAACTCAAAGAACAAAGACAGGCACTTTCTTCTCTCTTTCCCATCCCTTTAGAATCCCAAATTGCAATCTTCCCTTTTACAAATCAAGCAAGAATGATTCAAATCGCAGAAGAACTCAAATGCAACGATTTCCTTGTTGGATCCATTAGAAAACCCACCTCAAAAACGCCAAGATTACGCATTAGCCTTAATTTAAAAAACCCATTAATGCAAACTCAAAAATTATGTAAAATACTCCAAAAAATGCTTTAA
- a CDS encoding helicase-related protein translates to MSNTRPIPHKITNSKFINNTDIKLKDKLFQIINNSAQNISYLDFLIGYFQISGFKHLNDIIKNKLDQIEEIRILVGINLDPIIAELVDKNIDFTTAKKERFIKQFAKEQVDQLNHDKNYSQDTDLSIYQLLEAIKSEKIKMRIIREKGVHAKFYVMSCKPQLVTKANGEQNYDYQGSVIVGSSNLSHNGLVKHYEFNAELRDSQDIETALYEFNQLWEKSVEVSLGDIEVIEQESYLSTLSPQELYYKMLIEYFGMDRIERDKGIESLFPEGYKALEYQIYAIKDGLNKLEKYNGFFLSDVVGLGKTLIATIIAQKLEVSGRLGGKILVTCPPALKASWEDHFDKVGINRHTTIKTHDMLHEITDPQNYGMVIIDESHRFKSKASQRYEQLYRICKEETKYIKKVILLSATPQNNSPQDLANQIYFFTDPRNSRIGKLRNLEEFFKKIQKEYKTIKDKLKELSEKKDTATNKKQKEELKEQLREISNRMRDEVLKYIMIRRTRNDVKALYKDDLDSQGIAFPDTPAPTPLEYELKDKVRDLTEETLKLLKIEPNTIGKYGYYRYLIYPNLTPEGQEAYQERMGTKKNGEFYEQTAERLTGLMKSLMFKRFESSIYSFKQTLKRQIASLEKLIGMMEIKKIFIPMKNLSNLDAYYEALESDNEYGIDEEFYEQYKDKLMNLAYSDFEPDYLDKLKSDLTVLRILLEKWEEINEDSKLEKLVEQVKIQLKRKIQGDTPKVIIFTEAQTTAHYLKNQLRELLPQYGLLQVDSDNRKDYQDKIKENFDANLSQEQWKHDIQILISTDTLSEGVNMHRADTLINYDAPWNATILMQRAGRINRVGTQHNSIFVYNFQPSNIGEETLKFGKQVYQKLQSFHFTLGEDNAVYTPEEEAGTQGLYQSSKNKGEEIDPEVEFLADILELYRNNPKEFHRIKSLPNKVRSSMIGENESFFYFKQSVQEIHPNRTLEFLGEYFYQVYTQGCARKVERVDFCQMAQHLKAHLASTPMPLSKDLHYTDADLVWRVHDEEVKNPQRNTNHLDKKEVNEAKFYIQHNVLLTLEEKNCLIQALERGVYIDSSIRKQIIAGKIDLNELANELKEKMRIENSKSKVTIRYAKPSLQLSYTTKKG, encoded by the coding sequence ATGTCAAATACTCGTCCGATTCCACATAAAATTACAAATTCTAAATTTATCAATAACACAGATATCAAGCTTAAAGATAAGCTTTTTCAGATCATTAATAATTCTGCACAAAATATAAGTTATCTTGATTTTCTCATTGGCTATTTTCAAATTAGTGGATTTAAGCATCTCAATGACATTATCAAGAATAAACTTGATCAGATTGAAGAGATAAGAATTCTTGTAGGGATTAACCTAGATCCTATTATCGCTGAGCTTGTAGATAAAAACATTGATTTTACGACAGCAAAAAAAGAGAGGTTTATTAAACAATTTGCCAAAGAGCAAGTCGATCAGCTTAATCATGATAAAAATTATTCACAAGACACGGATCTCTCTATTTATCAGCTCCTTGAAGCTATAAAGAGCGAGAAGATAAAAATGCGTATCATTCGTGAAAAAGGAGTTCATGCAAAATTCTATGTAATGAGTTGTAAGCCCCAACTTGTCACAAAAGCTAATGGGGAGCAGAACTATGATTATCAAGGCTCTGTTATTGTCGGAAGCTCTAATCTTAGCCATAATGGACTTGTTAAGCACTATGAATTTAATGCAGAATTAAGAGATAGTCAAGATATAGAAACTGCTCTTTATGAATTCAATCAACTATGGGAAAAGAGTGTTGAGGTTTCATTGGGTGATATAGAAGTAATTGAGCAAGAGTCTTATCTCTCTACGCTCTCTCCACAAGAGCTTTATTATAAAATGCTTATAGAATATTTTGGGATGGATAGAATTGAAAGGGATAAGGGTATTGAATCTCTCTTTCCTGAGGGTTACAAAGCCTTGGAATATCAAATTTATGCCATTAAGGATGGCTTAAATAAGCTAGAAAAATATAATGGCTTTTTCCTCTCTGATGTTGTGGGATTAGGAAAAACTCTTATCGCTACAATTATTGCCCAGAAACTTGAAGTCAGTGGAAGGCTTGGGGGGAAAATCCTTGTTACTTGTCCCCCTGCACTTAAAGCAAGCTGGGAAGACCATTTTGATAAAGTAGGTATCAATCGCCACACAACAATAAAAACCCACGATATGCTCCACGAAATCACAGATCCACAAAACTATGGAATGGTGATAATTGATGAATCGCATCGGTTTAAGTCCAAAGCATCCCAACGCTATGAGCAGCTTTACCGAATATGTAAAGAAGAAACAAAATATATAAAAAAAGTAATTCTCCTATCTGCCACACCTCAAAACAACTCACCTCAAGACCTAGCAAATCAAATCTATTTTTTCACTGACCCAAGAAACTCACGCATAGGAAAACTCCGCAACTTGGAGGAGTTTTTCAAAAAGATTCAAAAAGAGTATAAGACCATAAAAGACAAGCTTAAAGAACTGAGCGAAAAAAAAGACACAGCAACAAACAAGAAGCAAAAAGAAGAGCTCAAAGAGCAATTGCGTGAAATTTCCAATAGAATGAGAGATGAAGTGCTTAAATACATTATGATACGACGCACTCGAAACGATGTAAAAGCGCTTTATAAAGACGATTTAGACTCTCAAGGTATTGCTTTTCCCGATACTCCTGCTCCAACGCCACTTGAATACGAACTAAAAGACAAGGTGAGGGACTTAACAGAGGAAACACTCAAGCTTCTCAAGATTGAACCTAACACAATCGGAAAATATGGTTATTACCGCTATTTGATTTATCCAAACCTCACTCCTGAAGGACAAGAAGCCTATCAAGAGCGAATGGGGACAAAAAAGAATGGGGAATTTTATGAGCAAACCGCAGAGAGATTGACAGGGCTTATGAAATCCCTAATGTTTAAACGTTTCGAATCAAGTATTTATTCATTTAAACAAACTCTTAAACGACAAATTGCTTCACTTGAAAAACTCATCGGAATGATGGAAATCAAAAAAATCTTCATCCCTATGAAAAATCTTAGTAATCTTGATGCTTACTATGAAGCACTCGAAAGCGATAATGAATACGGAATAGATGAGGAATTTTATGAGCAATACAAAGATAAGCTCATGAATCTTGCATATTCTGATTTTGAGCCTGATTATCTTGACAAGCTCAAAAGCGACTTGACTGTCTTAAGGATTTTGTTAGAGAAGTGGGAAGAAATTAATGAAGATTCCAAGCTTGAGAAATTAGTAGAGCAAGTCAAAATCCAACTAAAGAGAAAAATTCAAGGAGATACCCCTAAGGTCATTATTTTTACAGAAGCCCAAACAACAGCTCACTATCTCAAAAATCAGCTAAGAGAGCTTTTACCACAATATGGATTATTGCAGGTTGATTCTGATAATCGCAAAGACTATCAAGACAAAATCAAAGAAAACTTTGATGCCAATCTTTCTCAAGAGCAATGGAAGCACGATATTCAAATCCTTATCTCCACTGACACCCTCTCTGAGGGTGTTAATATGCACAGAGCTGATACCCTCATCAACTACGATGCACCTTGGAATGCCACAATCCTAATGCAAAGAGCAGGAAGAATTAATCGTGTAGGAACACAACATAATAGTATCTTTGTCTATAACTTCCAACCAAGCAATATTGGGGAAGAAACGCTTAAATTTGGAAAACAAGTCTATCAAAAACTCCAAAGCTTCCATTTCACACTTGGAGAAGATAATGCAGTCTATACTCCTGAAGAAGAAGCAGGAACTCAGGGCCTCTACCAATCAAGCAAAAACAAAGGAGAAGAGATTGATCCTGAAGTAGAGTTCTTGGCAGATATTCTTGAGCTTTATAGGAATAATCCAAAAGAATTCCATCGTATCAAATCTCTACCAAATAAGGTTAGGAGCTCAATGATTGGAGAGAATGAGAGCTTTTTTTATTTCAAGCAAAGTGTGCAAGAAATTCATCCAAATCGCACGCTGGAGTTTTTGGGAGAATATTTTTATCAAGTCTATACACAAGGATGCGCTCGGAAAGTAGAAAGGGTTGATTTCTGTCAAATGGCTCAACATCTTAAGGCTCATCTTGCGAGCACTCCAATGCCACTCTCAAAAGACTTGCATTATACTGATGCAGATTTAGTCTGGAGAGTTCACGACGAAGAAGTCAAAAATCCACAAAGGAATACAAATCACTTAGACAAAAAAGAGGTAAATGAGGCAAAGTTTTATATTCAACACAATGTATTGCTCACTTTAGAAGAAAAAAATTGTTTAATCCAAGCTCTTGAGAGAGGTGTGTATATTGATAGCTCAATAAGGAAGCAAATCATTGCAGGAAAGATTGATTTGAATGAGCTTGCAAATGAACTCAAAGAAAAAATGAGGATTGAGAATAGTAAGTCCAAAGTTACAATCCGATATGCCAAACCTTCACTACAACTTAGCTACACAACAAAAAAAGGATAG